A window of Pseudomonas alcaliphila JAB1 genomic DNA:
TGAACGGCCTGGTTGTCAGCAGTGGGCAGGGTTTCGAACATCTGCTGCAGCTAGCCGGCGATGACTGGCCGGCGTTGGCTCGGCTACCCTTGTTCGTACCCAGCCCGCGCGTCGCCGAACAGGCCCGCGCTGCGGGTGCCCAGATCGTTGTGGACTGTCGCGGCGCCAGTGCCGCGGCCTTGCAGGCAGCTTTGGAGCAGTTTCCGGCTGCCGCCCTCTAAAAGGACGGATACGTGAGCGAAGCATCCACCCCGAACACGCCAGAAGAAAAACCGGCCAGCGAAGCCGTGAAACCCACACCTGCACCGCCACCGGTGAAGGCATCACGCAGTGGCGGTGGTAGCGGCCTTGCCGCATTTGCCCTGCTGATTGGCCTGGCTGGCGCCGGTGCTGGTGGCTGGAGCCTGTGGCAACTGCATGCAATGCAGAGCAGGGACCTGCAGCAGGCCGAAGACCTGCAGCGCACCCGTGACGACAGTGCGAAGAAAGTGGATGAGCTGGCCCAACGCCTCGATTCGCGTCTGTCCGCCCTGCCCAGTGCGGCCGAGCTGGACGAGCGCCGTCGCCTGCTGGCCAACCTGCAGAACGATCAGCAGCGCCTGAGCCAGCGCCTGGAAAGCGTGCTCGATGGTAGCCGCCAGGATTGGCGCCTGGACGAGGCCGAACACCTGCTGCGCTTGGCCACCTTGAGATTGTCTGCGCTGCAGGATGTGGCCAGCGCCGAAGCGCTGGTACTGGCCGCCGATGAAATCCTCCGCGAGCAGGACGACCCTGCTGCATTCGCCGCCCGTGAGCAGCTCAGCCGTAGTCTCGAAGCCCTGCGCACCACCGAACGCCCGGACCGCGTCGGCCTGTTCCTGCAGCTGGGCGCCTTGCGTGAGCAGGCCGCTACCCTCAATCCACTGGCGCCGACCTTCGAAGGGCAGGGTGACATGCTCTCCGACCTGGCAGCCGAAGGCGACGGCAGTGCCTGGTGGAGCGAGTGGGCGAAGAAGCTTTCGGAGTACTTCCGTATCGAGTTCGACGCCGATCGCAACGTGCGTCCGCTGCTGTCCGGGCAAAGCCTGTCGCAGGTGCGCCTGAGCCTGTCGCTGGCGCTGGAACAGGCGCAGTGGGCCGCACTGCATGGTCAGACCGGTGTGTACAAGCAGTCGCTGAAGCAGGCCGAGGAAATCCTCGATGCCCACTTCAATCTGGACAACCCGGACAGTCGCGCCCTGCGTCAGCGCTTCGGCGAGCTGGCTGACGCCAGCATCGAGGTCAAGGTGCCGGACCTGAGCGACTCGCTCGATGCGCTGCAGGCCTACCTGCAACGCAAACAGGCGCAACGTCGGCAGGGGGCCGCGGCGGCCGAGGAGGCGCAATGAGACGCCTGATCTGGCTTCTGTTATTGCTGGCCATCGCCGCCGGGCTGTATCTGCTCAGTCTGGCCATCGAGGCCGACCGCGGTTATGTGCTGTTCGCCTACCAGGGCTTTCGCTACCAGTCCGGCCTGTGGGCATTCCTTGGCCTGCTGGTGGTCGTGGTGGTGCTGTACTACCTGGTCAAGTGGACACTGCGTTTGTTGCTCAGCTCGACACGGCTGGCCAACCCCTGGTCGCGTCTGCATCGCAACCGCCGTGTGCGCCTGGCTTCCGAGCAGGGCATGCTCGACCTGGCCGAAGGTCGCTGGGCGCGTGCTCAGCGTCAACTGACCCGTGCCGCCGAAGCCGACAGTCAGCCGTTGATGTACTACCTCGGCGCTGCTCGTGCCGCCAGCAAGCTTGGCGATCACGAGCAGAGCGACGCATTGCTCGAGCGCGCACTGAACAAGCAACCCCAGGCCGAGCTGGCGATTGCCCTGACCCACGCCGAGCTGCAGCGTAACCGTGGCGACAGCGATGCGGCACTGGAAACCCTGCAGGCCATGCGTGAGCGCCACCCAGGCCATCATCTGGTGCTGCGACAATTGCAGCGTCTGTATCTGCAGCGCCAGGACTGGTCGGCACTGCTCGGCTTGCTGCCCGAGTTGCGCAAGGAAAAGGCGCTGCCCGCCGCAGAACTCGACGAACTGGAGCGCGAAACCTGGCGTGGTCGCCTGGCCGATGCCGGACTGGCTGGCCAGGGTCATGGCGAAACTGCACTTCAGCCGCTGACGCAAGCCTGGCAGCAGCTGTCCGCGCCACTGCGTCAGGAGCCTGAGCTGATCGCCACCTATGTCGAGCAACTGCGTCGACTGGGCGCGCAGGAAGAAGCCGAGGAAGTGCTGCGCAGCGCGCTCAAACGTGGTTACGACAGCCGTCTGGCGCGCTTCTACGGTGTGCTGCGTGGCGCCGACCCGGCGCGTCAGCTGCAAACGGCCGAACTCTGGCTCAAGCAGCATCCGCAGGATCCTGCCCTGTTGTTGACCCTGGGCCGTCTGAGCCTGCAGAACCAGTTGTGGGGCAAGGCGCGAGACTATTTCGAGACCAGTCTGAAGCTCGAGCGCCACCCGGAAACCTGCGCCGAGCTGGCGCGTCTGCTGGCGCAATTGGGCGAGTTGGAACGCAGCAATCAGCTGTTGCTGGAGAGCCTCGGCCTGTTGCATCAGGGCTTGCCACCGCTGCCGCAACCGCAGGGCGTGACAGCCTGAATGGATGCGGCTGATTGCCGCAGCGCACTCGCCGTACGGACGGAGGGGCGTTCGGGCATGATGAACAGCCTGCTCTGAGTCATGGGGCGCCTTGAAAGGCGCCCTCGCTTTCCTCTACCGTACTGCCCTCGATTTCCCTCCCGGAGCCACCATGCACTTGGCCAGCCCGCGTCCTCTGTTTTTCCTGGCATTCATCGGCTGCGTACTGCTGATGGCGGCTGCGTTGTACCTGGAACATGTCGTCGGCCTGGAACCCTGTCCGATGTGCGTGCTGCAGCGAATCTGCGTGATTCTGTTCGGCGTGGTCTGCCTGATCGCTGCGATCCATGGGCCGGGGAGTCTCGGTCGTCGCATCTACGCGGTGCTGGCACTGCTGTTCGCCGGCGCTGGCGCCGCTACCGCTGGCCGGCAGATCTGGCTGCAGAGCGTACCGGCCGATCAGCTCGAAGCCTGTCTGCCCAGCCTCGAGTTCATGATGGAAGCCCTGCCGATGCAGGACATCGTGCGCCTTGTGTTCCAGGGGAGCGCTGACTGTGCCGAGGTGAAGTGGACGCTGTTTGGCATGAGCATCCCCGAATGGAGCCTGCTCGGTTTCGTCGGCATGCTCGGTTTCTGCCTGTTCCAGCTGCTGCGTCGCAATTGAGAATGCGAATTGCACGAAGCCACGCGGGTCGTGGCTTCGAGATTAAACGCTCGTATGAAACTTTCTCGCGGCGATGCCTTGATGGTGGGTGCCCACGAGCATAATCTGGCTCGCACGCACCGCCGGAAAAATGCCATTTTGCGGTTGCCTTCCCAAGGCCAAGCACCGATTGACAGAAAAACGTCTCGGGAGCGGACGTATAACAGGCATTATCGATAAGGGAAGCGAGGTTTATCATGCTTGAGAGTTGCCAGAATGCACAGGAACGTTGGGGTGGGGTTCACCAGCTGATCGATCGCTGGCTGGGTGAACGCCGCGAACTTGTGCTGGCTTACACCGCCCTCACCAAGGCGCCGCAGGCGCCAGCCATCAACTGTGAGTCTCTGCAGGGTTTCTGCGAATTGCTGGTGGACTACGTGTCTGCTGGTCACTTCGAGGTCTACGAGCAGTTGACCAACGAGGCCAAGGCCTTCAACGACCAGCGTGGTCTGGAGCTGGCCAAGCAGATCTACCCGCGTATCGAAGCCATTACGGCGGTCGCGCTGGCGTTCAATGACCACTGCGACAATGGCGATTGTCGCGACAGCACGTCGCTGGTGGCAGAGCTCAATCATCTGGGGCAGTTGCTGCACGAGCGCTTCGAATTGGAAGACTGCCTGATCGAAGTGCTGCACAACGCTCATCAGGAACAGGCCGCCGAAGCGCTCTGAGCCCTTGCTGGCAATGGTCCGGAGCACTCCGGGCCGTCAGGCTGACGCCAGTCAGTTAAGCGTCGGCGCATCAAATTTGTAGGAGCGGCGCCTCGCCGCGAATCAGGGCGGTGCGCACTTGAACGCACTTGAAAAACTTCGCCCCGGGGCGGGGCTCCTACGCAAGGCCGCTTCAGCAATCGGATCGGCATCAGGCCGGCAGGCTGGCCTTCAGTCGGCCACGTCGAGCAGGCGTAGATCGAACACCAGTGGCGCATAGGGCGGTATCAGGTCGCCCGCACCTTCCTCCCCGTAAGCCTGATCCGATGGAATCACCAGGCGCCAGTGAGCGCCTTTCGGCATCTGCAGCAGTGCGCTGCGCCAGCCGCCGATCAGGCTGTCCAGGCGAAACCACTGCGGTGTGCTGCTCTCGTCGAAGACGCTGCCGTCCGCCAGTTCGCCGCGGTAGCTCACCTGTACTCGGCTGCGAGCGGTGGGCATGGGACCGCTGCCAGGGCTCAGTTCGGTCACCAGTACGCCGTTGGCCAGCGCCCGTACGTCAGGGCGGCGACGTTGCTCGGCGAGAAAACGCTGCTCGGCCTCGATAGCTTTGCTCTGGCGCTGTGGCGAGGCTTCGATACGCGCTTCGTGCTCATCGAGCAGTTGCTCGATCCGGCTGGCGTCGAGGCGCAGGGGCTTGCCCTCGTAGGCCTGGCGCAAGCCTTCGAGCAACTCGCTCAGCGGCAGGTCTGGCACCTCGTCGTGCAGGCGCTCGCCAAGACGCACGCCGAGGCTGTAGGCCAGATCCTGCTGGTGCTGGTCAGCCTGTACGCCCAGGCTGCAGCAGATAGCGAGGGCGGCTAGTACGGCGCGGCTCATTACGGTGTCTCCCGATCAAGATGCTTAGGGGCTGTTGAGGTTACGCGGCGCCGCAGCGTGCGCTGAAACGGCAAAAGGCTTTGGCGATTATGCCAGCGCGGTTCGGCATCTGCTCGGCTCGCCAAAAGGCCTATGGCGAGCCCTCGCGGCTGCGTCTAGTATGGGCGCGTTCACATCCGCCTGGAGGCGCGCCATGTCGGCCAAGAAGAAGTCCATCACTACCCCGTTGCACCTGCTGCACCAACTGTCTGCCAGCCTGCTCGAACACCTGGAAAATGCCTGCTCGCAAGCGCTGATCGACGCCGAGAAACTGCTCGCCAAGCTGGAGAAACAGCGCGGCAAGGCGCAGGAAAAACTGCACAAGGCTCGCAGCAAGCTGCAGGACGCTGCTGTTGCCGGCAAGGCCAAGGCGCAAGCCAAAGCCAAGGACGCAGTCGCCGAGTTGGAGGAGCTGCTCGACGCGCTCAAGGCCAGCCAGAGCGAAACCCGCACCTACATCGCCCAGCTCAAGCGTGATGCCCAGGAAAGCCTGAAGCTGGCACAGGGCGTAGGCAAAGTGAAGGAAGCCGCTGGTAAGGCGCTGGATGTACGCGAGGCCAAAGCCGCCGCTCCGGCCGCCAAGCCGGCCAGCAAGCCGGTCGCGGCGAAGAAGCCTGCTGCTGCGAAGACGCCCGTGAAGAAAGCCCCGGCCAAACCGGCTGCTGCCAAACCGGCGAGCAAACCCGTCGCCAAGCCAGTAGCGAAACCGGCGGCAGCCAGCAAACCTGCGGCTAAGCCAGCTGCCAGCAAGGCTGTTGCGGCAAAACCCGCTGCGCCGAAAGCTGCCGCCAAGCCCGCTGCCGCCAAGCCAGTCGCCAAACCGGCAGCCAAGCCTGCTGCAGCAAAAGCACCGGCCAAGCCCGCAGCAGCCAGTAAACCGGTCGCCAAACCCGCTGCTAAGCCGGCTGCCAAGGCCACGCCTGCAAAACCCGCGAGCAAACCGGTCAGCAAGCCGGCTGCGGTGAAGAAACCAGCCGCTGCCAAGGCTCCGGCGAAGAAGGCTCCGGCCAAGCCAGCAGTTGCCAAGCCAGTCGCCGCAGCGGTTGCTCCGGCCGCCCCTGCTGCTCCTGCGACCACCAATGGGGCCACCGCCCCGGGTACTCCGAGCGCGTCCTAAGGGTGATCAACGGCGCCGCGTAGCACCTGCAGCGCGGCGCTGTTCCCTCCGGCCAGGCGAATCAGCCAATCGTCTCCGCCTGCCTCGTTTGGCCAGTTCTCGGCCAGCGCCTGCAAACGATCGAGCAATACCCGCTCGGCCTGCAGTTCCAGCTTCTTGACCTGCTCACGTAAGGCTGCGAGTTCCGCATCCTGGCTTGCGTTTGCGCGCCAGTCCTGGCGTACCTGACGCAAGGGTGCGATCACCTCGCGTTGCCAAGGGGCAGCTGCTTGCTGCAGTGCCTGCAGGCGCTCATCCAGGCAGCGCACACCGCGCCGCTGCAACCAGGCACCGGTCAGCAGCAGGCAAACGTCACTGCCTGTTTCCTGCAACTCCAGGCAGGCCTGTTCCACGCCTGCTCTGGCGTAGAGTTCGAGGGCGAAATTCCACAGATCCTGCACGCGGCCTCCGGGGCGATTTGGTAGACTCCGCCGCCATTATGATCCGACTCCAGAACCTCACTCTACAGCGTGGCCCGCAGCGTCTTCTCGAAGGCGCCGAGCTGACCCTGCACGCCGGTCACAAGGCCGGTCTGATCGGTGCCAATGGCGCCGGTAAATCCAGCCTGTTCGCCCTGTTGCGTGGCGAGCTGACGCCTGATGCCGGCGATTGCCTGCTGCCCGGTGATTGGCGCATCGCCCATATGCGTCAGGAGGTCGATACCCTCGATCGGCTGGCGGTGGATTACGTGCTCGACGGCGATCACAACCTGCGCCGCGTGCAGGCCGAACTGGCTGCCGCCGAGCAGGCGCATGATGGTGCGGCCATCGCTCGCCTGCACAGCGAGCTGGACAGCGCCGACGGCTATACCGCTGATGCCCGCGCGCGCAAGCTGCTGGCCGGCCTGGGGTTCGAGAACGCGCAGATGGATCGCCGCGTCGGCGACTTCTCCGGTGGCTGGCGCATGCGTCTGAACCTGGCCCAGGCGCTGATGTGCCCATCCGACCTGCTGCTGCTCGACGAGCCGACCAACCACCTGGATCTGGACGCCATTCTCTGGCTGGAAGGCTGGCTGCAAAACTACCCCGGCACCTTGCTGCTGATTTCCCACGACCGCGATTTTCTCGATGCAGTGGTCGACCACGTCGCCCATGTCGAACAGCGCAAGCTGACCCTTTATCGTGGCGGTTACAGCGCCTTCGAGCGGACTCGCGCCGAACGCCTGGCCCAGCAGCAACAGGCCTACGAGAAGCAGCAGGCGCAGCGCGCGCACATGGAAAAGTACATCGCCCGCTTCAAGGCCCAGGCCACCAAGGCCCGTCAGGCGCAGAGCCGGATCAAGGCCCTGGAGCGCATGGAAGAGCTGAGCGCGGCGCATGTCGACTCGCCCTTCGACTTCGTCTTCCGCGAAGCCGACAAGATCTCCACGCCACTGCTCAGCCTCAGCGAAGGTCGCCTCGGCTACGGCGACAAGACCGTGCTGCAGCAGGTCAAGCTGAGCCTGGTGCCGGGCGCGCGCATTGGCCTGCTCGGCCCCAACGGCGCGGGCAAGTCGACGCTGATCAAGAACCTGTCGGCCGAACTGCAGCCGCTCGGTGGCAGCCTGACCCGCGGCGAAAACCTGGTGATCGGCTACTTCGCTCAGCATCAGCTCGATTCACTGGACGACAAGGCCAGCCCGCTGCTACATCTGCAACGTCTGGCGCCCAGCGAGCGCGAGCAGACCTTGCGCGATTTTCTCGGTGGCTTCGACTTCCGTGGCCCGCGTTGTGACGAGCCGGTGGTGAATTTCTCCGGTGGCGAGAAGGCGCGCCTGGCCCTGGCGTTGATCGCCTGGGAAAAGCCCAACCTGTTGCTGCTCGATGAACCAACCAACCACCTCGACCTGGAAATGCGCCTGGCGCTGACCATGGCCCTGCAGGAGTTCGCCGGTGCCGTGGTAGTGGTGTCGCACGATCGTCATCTGCTCAAGAGCACCACCGATGAATTCCTGCTGGTTGCCGAAGGCCGCGTGGTGCCGTTCGACGGCGATCTGGACGATTACGCGCGCTGGCTGGTCGATTACCGGCAGCGCCAGGCGCCACCGAGCGCACCGGCTGAAGGGGCGGCGGACAAGACCGACAAGCGCGCCCAGCGCCAGGCCGCCGCCGCGCTGCGTCAGCAACTGGCGCCGCACAAGAAGCAGGCCGACAAGCTCGAGCAGGAGCTAGGCAAGGTGCAGGAAAAGCTCGCCGCCGTGGAAACCCAGCTGGGCGACAGCGGTCTGTACGAGTCCGCGCGCAAGGATGAGTTGCGCCAGCGTCTGGCCGAACAGGCGCAGCTCAAAGCCCGCGAGGCCGAGCTGGAGGAAGCCTGGCTGCTGGCGCTGGAAACCCTGGAGGCGTTGCAGCAGCAACTGGAGGAAACCGAGTAATGGAACAGCTTGAACTGCTGGCGGCCTGGCGCGACCCACTGATTCGCACCGGCCAGGTGTTGCTGATTATCGTGCTTGCCTGGATCGCCCAGCGCATTCTCACCCGTGCCATCAGCCGCCTCGGGGCGCGTTACAGCCTGCTGCCGCCAGAAGTACTGCAGCCGCTGCGCGGGCTGGTGCGTTGGCTGATCATGGGCAGCGCTCTGCTCATGGTGCTGGAGCGCCTGGGTGTTTCCGCGACCGTGCTGTGGACGGCGCTGACCGGCTTCACCGCGGTTGCCGCGGTGGCGTTCTTCGCCATCTGGAGCGTGCTGTCGAACATGTTCTGCGCGCTGCTGATCTTCACCATGGGGCCGTTTCGTATCGGCGATACGGTCGAGGTGATCGACAGTGCCGACAAGCCAGGCGTCAAAGGCCGGGTCATCGCCATCAACCTGTTTTACACCACCCTGCAGGACCTCAGTGAGGAGGCTGCCGGCGCCGTGTTGCAGGTGCCCAACAGCCTGTTCTTCCAGAGGTCGGTGCGCCGCTGGCGCTGACCGACTGGTCGAGGCACTGGAGCAGGAGTAGGCTGTGCCGCTCTTCCCCTGAATTCAGCTTCTCGAGGTACGCATCATGGCATTGGAAACCTGGCTCGCTTTCTTCGTCGCCTGCTGGGTGATCAGCCTGTCGCCGGGTGCTGGTGCCGTGGCCTCGATGTCGGCCGGTATGCAGTACGGCTTCTGGCGCGGCTACTGGAACGCGCTTGGCCTGCAGCTCGGTCTGGCGCTGCAGATCGCCATTGTTGCCGCGGGTGTGGGCGCCATCCTGGCGACCTCGGCCCTGGCCTTCAGCCTGATCAAGTGGTTCGGCGTGGCCTATCTGGTGTTCCTCGCTTACAAACAGTGGGTCGCCCTGCCCAGCGATCTGGATGCCGGCGCGGCCGAGCGTCCTATCGGCCGGCCGCTGACCCTGGTGTTGCGTGGCTTTCTGGTCAACTTCAGCAACCCCAAGGCCATCGTCTTCATGCTCGCGGTGCTGCCGCAGTTCATCAATCCGCATGCGCCGCTGGTAGCGCAGTATCTGGTCATGGGCGTGACCATGATCATCGTCGATCTGATCGTCATGGCCGGTTACACCGGCCTTGCCTCGCGAGTGCTGCGCCTGCTGCGCACACCCCGCCAGCAGCGGGTGATGAATCGCAGTTTCGCCGCCCTGTTCGCAGCTGCGGCCGGCCTGTTGGCGACGGTCAAGCGCGCGGCAGTCTGAGTCTCGGTCGCTATCGTTCAACGCTGGCCGATGGCGTTTGCCAGGGATGTTCTGAAAAAGCCATTCATCATCACTCCCGCGAGGGTGGGAGCCCAGGTGATTCGCAGGTTCTGCATGCCCGCCTGTGCGGGCAAGGCGGTCTTTCAGGTTCCGCTCGGCAGTTTGTTACTGAATATT
This region includes:
- a CDS encoding heme biosynthesis HemY N-terminal domain-containing protein gives rise to the protein MRRLIWLLLLLAIAAGLYLLSLAIEADRGYVLFAYQGFRYQSGLWAFLGLLVVVVVLYYLVKWTLRLLLSSTRLANPWSRLHRNRRVRLASEQGMLDLAEGRWARAQRQLTRAAEADSQPLMYYLGAARAASKLGDHEQSDALLERALNKQPQAELAIALTHAELQRNRGDSDAALETLQAMRERHPGHHLVLRQLQRLYLQRQDWSALLGLLPELRKEKALPAAELDELERETWRGRLADAGLAGQGHGETALQPLTQAWQQLSAPLRQEPELIATYVEQLRRLGAQEEAEEVLRSALKRGYDSRLARFYGVLRGADPARQLQTAELWLKQHPQDPALLLTLGRLSLQNQLWGKARDYFETSLKLERHPETCAELARLLAQLGELERSNQLLLESLGLLHQGLPPLPQPQGVTA
- a CDS encoding uroporphyrinogen-III C-methyltransferase → MSEASTPNTPEEKPASEAVKPTPAPPPVKASRSGGGSGLAAFALLIGLAGAGAGGWSLWQLHAMQSRDLQQAEDLQRTRDDSAKKVDELAQRLDSRLSALPSAAELDERRRLLANLQNDQQRLSQRLESVLDGSRQDWRLDEAEHLLRLATLRLSALQDVASAEALVLAADEILREQDDPAAFAAREQLSRSLEALRTTERPDRVGLFLQLGALREQAATLNPLAPTFEGQGDMLSDLAAEGDGSAWWSEWAKKLSEYFRIEFDADRNVRPLLSGQSLSQVRLSLSLALEQAQWAALHGQTGVYKQSLKQAEEILDAHFNLDNPDSRALRQRFGELADASIEVKVPDLSDSLDALQAYLQRKQAQRRQGAAAAEEAQ
- a CDS encoding FKBP-type peptidyl-prolyl cis-trans isomerase: MSRAVLAALAICCSLGVQADQHQQDLAYSLGVRLGERLHDEVPDLPLSELLEGLRQAYEGKPLRLDASRIEQLLDEHEARIEASPQRQSKAIEAEQRFLAEQRRRPDVRALANGVLVTELSPGSGPMPTARSRVQVSYRGELADGSVFDESSTPQWFRLDSLIGGWRSALLQMPKGAHWRLVIPSDQAYGEEGAGDLIPPYAPLVFDLRLLDVAD
- a CDS encoding AlgP family protein: MSAKKKSITTPLHLLHQLSASLLEHLENACSQALIDAEKLLAKLEKQRGKAQEKLHKARSKLQDAAVAGKAKAQAKAKDAVAELEELLDALKASQSETRTYIAQLKRDAQESLKLAQGVGKVKEAAGKALDVREAKAAAPAAKPASKPVAAKKPAAAKTPVKKAPAKPAAAKPASKPVAKPVAKPAAASKPAAKPAASKAVAAKPAAPKAAAKPAAAKPVAKPAAKPAAAKAPAKPAAASKPVAKPAAKPAAKATPAKPASKPVSKPAAVKKPAAAKAPAKKAPAKPAVAKPVAAAVAPAAPAAPATTNGATAPGTPSAS
- a CDS encoding LysE family transporter, with protein sequence MALETWLAFFVACWVISLSPGAGAVASMSAGMQYGFWRGYWNALGLQLGLALQIAIVAAGVGAILATSALAFSLIKWFGVAYLVFLAYKQWVALPSDLDAGAAERPIGRPLTLVLRGFLVNFSNPKAIVFMLAVLPQFINPHAPLVAQYLVMGVTMIIVDLIVMAGYTGLASRVLRLLRTPRQQRVMNRSFAALFAAAAGLLATVKRAAV
- a CDS encoding disulfide bond formation protein B; the protein is MHLASPRPLFFLAFIGCVLLMAAALYLEHVVGLEPCPMCVLQRICVILFGVVCLIAAIHGPGSLGRRIYAVLALLFAGAGAATAGRQIWLQSVPADQLEACLPSLEFMMEALPMQDIVRLVFQGSADCAEVKWTLFGMSIPEWSLLGFVGMLGFCLFQLLRRN
- a CDS encoding mechanosensitive ion channel family protein, with the protein product MEQLELLAAWRDPLIRTGQVLLIIVLAWIAQRILTRAISRLGARYSLLPPEVLQPLRGLVRWLIMGSALLMVLERLGVSATVLWTALTGFTAVAAVAFFAIWSVLSNMFCALLIFTMGPFRIGDTVEVIDSADKPGVKGRVIAINLFYTTLQDLSEEAAGAVLQVPNSLFFQRSVRRWR
- a CDS encoding ATP-binding cassette domain-containing protein codes for the protein MIRLQNLTLQRGPQRLLEGAELTLHAGHKAGLIGANGAGKSSLFALLRGELTPDAGDCLLPGDWRIAHMRQEVDTLDRLAVDYVLDGDHNLRRVQAELAAAEQAHDGAAIARLHSELDSADGYTADARARKLLAGLGFENAQMDRRVGDFSGGWRMRLNLAQALMCPSDLLLLDEPTNHLDLDAILWLEGWLQNYPGTLLLISHDRDFLDAVVDHVAHVEQRKLTLYRGGYSAFERTRAERLAQQQQAYEKQQAQRAHMEKYIARFKAQATKARQAQSRIKALERMEELSAAHVDSPFDFVFREADKISTPLLSLSEGRLGYGDKTVLQQVKLSLVPGARIGLLGPNGAGKSTLIKNLSAELQPLGGSLTRGENLVIGYFAQHQLDSLDDKASPLLHLQRLAPSEREQTLRDFLGGFDFRGPRCDEPVVNFSGGEKARLALALIAWEKPNLLLLDEPTNHLDLEMRLALTMALQEFAGAVVVVSHDRHLLKSTTDEFLLVAEGRVVPFDGDLDDYARWLVDYRQRQAPPSAPAEGAADKTDKRAQRQAAAALRQQLAPHKKQADKLEQELGKVQEKLAAVETQLGDSGLYESARKDELRQRLAEQAQLKAREAELEEAWLLALETLEALQQQLEETE
- a CDS encoding Rsd/AlgQ family anti-sigma factor; the protein is MLESCQNAQERWGGVHQLIDRWLGERRELVLAYTALTKAPQAPAINCESLQGFCELLVDYVSAGHFEVYEQLTNEAKAFNDQRGLELAKQIYPRIEAITAVALAFNDHCDNGDCRDSTSLVAELNHLGQLLHERFELEDCLIEVLHNAHQEQAAEAL
- a CDS encoding TIGR02444 family protein codes for the protein MQDLWNFALELYARAGVEQACLELQETGSDVCLLLTGAWLQRRGVRCLDERLQALQQAAAPWQREVIAPLRQVRQDWRANASQDAELAALREQVKKLELQAERVLLDRLQALAENWPNEAGGDDWLIRLAGGNSAALQVLRGAVDHP